GACGGCGTCATGGTTTGGTCACACCCTCCCCCACTCACTTTTTCTTCTCTGCGTTCTCTGCGATCTCTGCGGTGAATCTGCCGTGAACTAGCCTTTCGCTGTGCGGAACGGACCGGCGGGCAGGTTGGCGGAGTTGTATAGCGAACACCTGGGCACGCCCGCCCAGGCGTAGCGGACCGATTCAATCTTCGCAAGGGTCTGGCTGGAGAGCGTCACCGTGCTGCCGGCGGCGACGGCCTGGGCGGGGACGAACTTGCCATCGGCGCCGGCCACCTCGAAGCCTTCGAGCCTGTTGCCTTTGACCACCAGGCCCGCTCCCGCATGGTCGAACTCAAGAACCGCCTTGGCCCCCTCGACTCGCATCGATCGCGGCGCCGGGCCTTGGTACTGCACGTCGCGGCGGTAGACCTTGCCCAGCGCCGCCAACGCCGCCCGCGCGGCGACGGGCTCTTTGTCAAGCGGGTGACCGTCGTTTGGCAGTCCGGTGTCGATGGTCACGGCCATCGCGACGTGGGGTTGCTCGGCGCAAACCCGCTGCCCCTCGCGCACGAGCGGCCACATGGGGTCGTCGTACCGGGGCAGTTGCACCAGCACGAAGGCCAGGTCGTCGCGGCTGAAGGCGCTGCGCCAGGCGGTAATCATTCCGGCCAGCATGGCGGCGTAATCGCTCGCGTCGGGCCGGCGGCCCAGGGCGGCGTCGGTGGCCGGCGCGTGGGCATTGCTTTCGCCCTGGTACCACAGCACGCCGCGCAGCGCCATCGGCGTCAGCGGGGCGATCATGGCGTTGTACAGGCGGCTGGGCAGGTGCTGGTCGCCGTCGATGCCGAAGAACGTCCGCTGGGGCGGTGGAATGTCCGCGCGGTCGCGATCGTTGATCAGGAAGGTCTTGCCCGGTTCGGCGGCCGCCAGCGCCTCGCGCGGGGTCCAGCCCTCGATGCGGCTGCCGCCCATAGCGGCGATGACGATGCCGACCGGAACGTCCAGCTCCGCCGCCAGGCGGGCGGCGTAGAACATGCCGACGCCTGAATAGTCCCCGATGCGATCGCGCGTGCAGACGTCCCAGTAGTCCGGATTGGCCAGATCGTCGCGGGGCCCCGCGGCAAAATCGACGTTCACGTAGCAGGCGCGGATGGCCATGGCGTCGGCGGCCGCTAGCACCGCCTCGGAACCGCCCAGGCCCTTGAGCGGCATGACGACGTTGGACTGGCCGGCGGCGATCCAGACCTCGCCGACCAGCACGTCGCGCACAACCCGCCGCCCTGCCGCCGAGGTGACGGCCAGGTCCCGACCCTGCCTGCAGGCGGGCATGGCGTCGAGCGTGACCGACCATCTGCCGTCGGACGACGCGGCGGCTGACCTGCTCTGGCCGGCAAAGGCCACGCTGACCGTCTCGCCGGGCGCCGCGCGGCCCCAGACCCGCACCGGCAGATCGCGCTGCAGCACCATGTGGTCGCCGAAGATCCGTGCCAGCGTCACCGCGGGCGTTGATGCGATATCGTTTTTCGACACGCTCATGCTCCTGTGACAGCCGCCCGCCAGCAGAACGGCAGCGGCGGCTACCGTGATAGTGTAGTGGAACATAGATGACTTACCATAGCGTACCCGCCGGCAGGGTGCCACGCACAACTCCGTTGTGCGTGTCCCTGGGCGTGCAGGTTCGGGGATGCATGGGCATGGGTGCCACGCACAACTCCGTTGTGCGTGTCCCTGGACGTTCAGGTTCGGGGATGCATGGGCGGGACGCCCATGCCACACAACAAGAGCATGGGCGGGACGCCCATGCCACACGGCAAGAGCATGGGCGGGACGCCCATGCCACACGGCAAGAGCATGGGCGAGACGCCCATGCCACACGGCAAGAGCCGCCCATGGCCGCGGCAAACGTCTTGGCAGGGCGGCGGAGGGGAAGTATGCTTCAGAGGCCGGATCTGTGTCCGGTTGGAGCATCCTGCCGCGGCGGGGCTGGAGCACGATCATGAATACGACGCTGTCATGGGCCTCATGCGCGATGGCGCTGCTGTCGGCGGCTGGGGCTGCACCTGGCCAGGCCGACGTGCGTCCGCAGCGGCCGAGTCTGGACGCCCTGCCGGCGGCGCGGTACCAGTTCGCCATCGCCTGGAAGGGCACGTGGGACGAGACGCTGGCGGCTAACAAAGACGCCCTGACGCCCGCGGCGATCACGGACCCGGCGCTGGCGCCGCAGGCGCAGAGCATCGTCGAGTATCGCAGGATCTGGCTGCTCGAGGCGATGCTCCAGCGGTTCGCCGCCGACCGGGCCAATTGCATCAAGGGACACATCGAGATCGCCCAGAGCTGGCAGCGGACCGGCCTGCAGTACGCCAGAAGCTGGTGGGGACTCAAACTGCTCAGCGACTACGGCGACGACCCCGAGGCCGTCAAGAGCGGCTACCAGCTCGTCCTGGGGTGGGGCTGGGGCCAGTACATCCACTGGGGCACGTGGGTCTACGCCGTACAGCCCGAGTGCCGCGACTACGCCTATCTGATCGACGACATCATCGCCAAGAACCGCAGCGGCAGATTGCCCGACGACCACCCCGCCGTGGCGACCGCCTACGCCTACCAGAGCTGGCTGACGAGCGACCTGCTGCGCTACGACGAGTTCGGCCCGCTGCTGGCAACGCTGCGGGCCAAGGGGGCCCGCGTACCGGGCTATCAGCAGGAGGCCCTGGACCTGCTGCAGCGATTCGGGCATGCCCCGCCCGAGAAAGACGCCGCCACGCCCGCAAGCGACAGCGACCTGGGCACCGCCTCGATCATCGACGCCGACGGCAGCGTCCGCGACCTGCGGCCGGACTTCGAGGTCCAGACCCGATGGGACCTGCTGGCCAAAAACGGCCCGCTCGCCCCGGGCAGCACCGAGGCGTTGTCGGTGGAGGACGTGCAGAAGGTGCTGGACCTGATCGTCAACTCGCCGGCGCATCTCAAGAACGGCAACCGCTACGCGCCGTTCTGGACGGTGGTAGACCGGCGACTGCGGGAATTGCCCCCCCAGCGCCTGGCGCCGCTGCGCGACTCGCACGAACGCATGGGCAGGAGCATGGCCCAGGCGGCCTTGATGTCCGCCGATAAGCACCTGCTCCTGCGGGCCTTCAGCCAGTACCCCTTCTCACGCTCGATCCACCGCGCGATGGTGGACGTGGCCGAGGCGGAACTGCCCACCGGACGCACGCAGTGGGCCATGGCGGCGTACGAAGACGTTCTCGCACACGCGTCCGATCCGGAACTTGCCGCCCAGGCCCGCGCGGGGCTGTGGCTGGCGCTGTCCCAGAGCAGGCTCTACCGCAAACGCCTGGAGAAGGCGATGGCGGCCGTCGGCGACGACGTGCAGATCCCCTGGCGCGGGCAGAGCGTCGCGGCGGCACAGATCAAGCGCGAGCTGCTGACCGAGCCGGCGGCGCCCGCCGCGCCGGTCGTCGCGGGCAAGCCCGCCCCGGCCACCCTGGCCCAACTGCCCCGGCGGAAGATCGCCCTGAGCGGCGACTGGCCGGGGCTGTACTACGACATGGGCGGCCCGCACATGGCCTGGGGCGTGCGAAACCCCTGGCCGGCGCCGGCGGTCGAGTTCGCCCCCGACGCCACGTTCGTGGCCTGCACGCGGGCCGTGGCGCGCTTCGACGCCGCCAATGAGCCAGCCGCCCCCGCCTGGACCTGCGCCCCGCCCGACGAGGCACGCGGCAGTTGGCCCTGGCGACCAAACATCTCGCGCGCCCACGCCCAGGGCGGATCGACCTTTCACCCGTTTTTCGACCAGCGATCGCCCGTGCGCGTCACGGCGGCCGCCACGGCCTCGCGCGGCGCGCGGTACTACCTGATGGACACCGCCGCCCCGCCGGTGGTCACGGCTGTCGACGTCCGCAGCGGCAAGGTGCTCTGGACCACGCAGGGCAAGACGGGCTGGAAAGGCTTGACGCCCCTGACGCACCCGGCGGCGGCCGAGGGACGAGTCTACCTGCTGGCCGGACCGGAGAACGTCGAGCGGCTGGCGGCGCTGGGTTTCAACGACGAGATCCGCGTCGTGCAGCAGTTGGTGTGCCTCGATTCGGCCGACGGGGAGATGATCTGGCGTCGGGCGGTGGGATGGGTTGGCAACAGTTCGATCGACCTGGCTCGCGGCGGCGGGGCGCCGGCGATTCATGAAGGCAGCGTCTACAGCGCGACGAACATGGGGGTGCTGTCGCGCCATGATGCGCAGGACGGACTGACCGAGTGGGTGGCGTGCTACGCGCCGGCGCGGCAGTACTCCAACGCGCTGTCGATGAACTGCGCCCGCGAGGGCTCGACGCCGCTGGTCGTCGGCGAGCGGGTGCTGCTGGCGCCTCGCGACCACACGGGGATTCTGGCCTTCCGTCGCGACAAGGGCGAATTGATCTGGGAGAGCATCCTGGTGCCCTCGGACAAGCTGGTGGGCGTGGCCGGGGCGGTCGTGATCGGCGCCAACACGAACTGGCTGACGGGCCTGGATATCGAGACGGGCAAGCAGCTCTGGGTTCGCGAGTTTGCCGCCGGGATCGGCTCGCAGGCGGCGATCCTGGGCAACGACAGCGTGGTGGTGGTCTCGGACGGGAGGGCGCTGCGCCTGGCGGCCGCCACGGGCAAGACGCTCGAAGAGCTCGACCTTCAGACCCCGCCGGGCGCGGAGGTGGTCATCGCCCCCGATGGCACGCTGGCCGAAGTGACGCCGGCCCCGCTGGACGGCGCCAAGGGCCCCGCCACCGCCGGCGGCGGGC
This portion of the Planctomycetaceae bacterium genome encodes:
- a CDS encoding sialate O-acetylesterase — its product is MFHYTITVAAAAVLLAGGCHRSMSVSKNDIASTPAVTLARIFGDHMVLQRDLPVRVWGRAAPGETVSVAFAGQSRSAAASSDGRWSVTLDAMPACRQGRDLAVTSAAGRRVVRDVLVGEVWIAAGQSNVVMPLKGLGGSEAVLAAADAMAIRACYVNVDFAAGPRDDLANPDYWDVCTRDRIGDYSGVGMFYAARLAAELDVPVGIVIAAMGGSRIEGWTPREALAAAEPGKTFLINDRDRADIPPPQRTFFGIDGDQHLPSRLYNAMIAPLTPMALRGVLWYQGESNAHAPATDAALGRRPDASDYAAMLAGMITAWRSAFSRDDLAFVLVQLPRYDDPMWPLVREGQRVCAEQPHVAMAVTIDTGLPNDGHPLDKEPVAARAALAALGKVYRRDVQYQGPAPRSMRVEGAKAVLEFDHAGAGLVVKGNRLEGFEVAGADGKFVPAQAVAAGSTVTLSSQTLAKIESVRYAWAGVPRCSLYNSANLPAGPFRTAKG
- a CDS encoding PQQ-binding-like beta-propeller repeat protein, with translation MNTTLSWASCAMALLSAAGAAPGQADVRPQRPSLDALPAARYQFAIAWKGTWDETLAANKDALTPAAITDPALAPQAQSIVEYRRIWLLEAMLQRFAADRANCIKGHIEIAQSWQRTGLQYARSWWGLKLLSDYGDDPEAVKSGYQLVLGWGWGQYIHWGTWVYAVQPECRDYAYLIDDIIAKNRSGRLPDDHPAVATAYAYQSWLTSDLLRYDEFGPLLATLRAKGARVPGYQQEALDLLQRFGHAPPEKDAATPASDSDLGTASIIDADGSVRDLRPDFEVQTRWDLLAKNGPLAPGSTEALSVEDVQKVLDLIVNSPAHLKNGNRYAPFWTVVDRRLRELPPQRLAPLRDSHERMGRSMAQAALMSADKHLLLRAFSQYPFSRSIHRAMVDVAEAELPTGRTQWAMAAYEDVLAHASDPELAAQARAGLWLALSQSRLYRKRLEKAMAAVGDDVQIPWRGQSVAAAQIKRELLTEPAAPAAPVVAGKPAPATLAQLPRRKIALSGDWPGLYYDMGGPHMAWGVRNPWPAPAVEFAPDATFVACTRAVARFDAANEPAAPAWTCAPPDEARGSWPWRPNISRAHAQGGSTFHPFFDQRSPVRVTAAATASRGARYYLMDTAAPPVVTAVDVRSGKVLWTTQGKTGWKGLTPLTHPAAAEGRVYLLAGPENVERLAALGFNDEIRVVQQLVCLDSADGEMIWRRAVGWVGNSSIDLARGGGAPAIHEGSVYSATNMGVLSRHDAQDGLTEWVACYAPARQYSNALSMNCAREGSTPLVVGERVLLAPRDHTGILAFRRDKGELIWESILVPSDKLVGVAGAVVIGANTNWLTGLDIETGKQLWVREFAAGIGSQAAILGNDSVVVVSDGRALRLAAATGKTLEELDLQTPPGAEVVIAPDGTLAEVTPAPLDGAKGPATAGGGLHLPLKEVWSLACDSPVLALRDGADASTDAIGLLTQRRIGWITTRPNWQLAWQRLLTQRPTTIALTGSRLLASRRWTLDAYAGEAGTREWSTQLAMIPSAIGGDETLIYALPVGGNGGSSYYSAVDAATQKTLWKGCLYWNVGLGNAVYANRFSRRGDGTGLLASVTHCDNRVGEVIQDASTGKIVSRRPIGPANTWAWGEYTYDEGGIGWIGSDKRIRAVGLSGEELLTEGWPRQVEFKYFRALVNVRREGIYLRLAQHLLRYDPATRAEITYDLAAGEDAPNRVVLEFRKLGERLLVISGDTARGAGGSVFADVFDYASAKRLEHQTLPGVQCCISMHDTRAIILDGSVVVTDTDGVHVFAGE